In [Clostridium] cellulosi, one genomic interval encodes:
- a CDS encoding nitrogenase molybdenum-iron protein, alpha and beta chains (High confidence in function and specificity), giving the protein MPNINLSLPEVQIREIRINSITGYQGDAKELAEMSYCGLKDKGRSFSQCLGCATSKAACMTILIQDGAVISHGPVGCASCLHDFAFTYRVNSPLRGVEHPTPRHIFSTNLKEKDTVYGGNIKLANTIREVYDRTRANAIFVLTTCAAGIIGDDVESICNEAEEELGIPVVAIFCEGFRSKVWTTGFDAAYHGIARKLIQKPRERRHDMVNVINFWGSDVFTEWFAPFGVKPNYITPYSTVNRLRYASEAAATVQVCSTLGSYLGAVLEQDFGVPEIPAAPPYGIAQTDRWFRALGKVLGKEEVAEKIIAEKKKKYLPKIEALREKLSGKTAYVTAGAAHGHALLNVLEELGLKAVGAAIFHHDPVYDSGRRENDQLSQHVTDYGNVPNFNVCSKQEFELVNALNRIRPDVLLARHGGMTLWGAKLGIPSLLIGDEHYSMGYEGLVNYGERLLETIENDEFVKNLEKHAVNPYTEWWLEQPPYYFLKGGAGK; this is encoded by the coding sequence GTGCCGAATATTAATTTGTCCCTTCCGGAAGTACAGATAAGGGAAATCAGGATTAATTCAATAACAGGTTATCAAGGTGATGCTAAAGAACTTGCAGAGATGAGCTATTGCGGCTTGAAGGATAAAGGGCGGTCATTCAGCCAATGCCTCGGCTGCGCAACTTCAAAAGCGGCTTGTATGACTATCTTAATTCAAGATGGCGCGGTCATCAGCCACGGACCGGTGGGCTGTGCTTCCTGCCTGCATGATTTTGCTTTTACCTACCGCGTGAATTCTCCCCTGCGCGGCGTTGAACACCCCACGCCACGCCATATCTTTTCCACAAATCTAAAGGAAAAGGACACGGTTTACGGGGGAAATATTAAGCTTGCAAATACCATTCGCGAAGTATATGACCGCACAAGGGCGAACGCTATTTTTGTATTGACCACTTGTGCCGCCGGAATCATTGGCGATGATGTGGAGAGTATTTGCAACGAAGCCGAGGAGGAGTTGGGGATTCCGGTTGTAGCCATCTTCTGTGAAGGCTTCCGTTCCAAGGTTTGGACAACAGGTTTTGACGCGGCTTATCACGGCATTGCGCGCAAACTAATCCAGAAACCCCGTGAGCGGCGGCATGATATGGTTAATGTAATTAACTTCTGGGGCAGTGATGTGTTTACCGAGTGGTTTGCCCCGTTTGGCGTAAAACCGAATTACATTACGCCTTATTCAACGGTAAACAGATTAAGATACGCCAGTGAGGCGGCTGCGACTGTCCAAGTTTGCTCCACGTTGGGCAGCTATCTGGGCGCGGTGCTGGAACAGGACTTTGGCGTTCCAGAAATCCCTGCTGCGCCGCCTTATGGCATTGCACAAACGGACAGATGGTTCCGAGCATTAGGAAAGGTTCTTGGAAAAGAGGAAGTCGCCGAAAAAATCATTGCGGAAAAGAAGAAAAAGTACCTGCCCAAAATCGAAGCCCTGCGTGAAAAACTGTCAGGCAAAACCGCTTATGTAACTGCCGGCGCGGCACATGGCCACGCATTGCTGAATGTGCTGGAAGAGCTTGGCCTGAAAGCTGTCGGCGCGGCGATTTTCCACCATGACCCCGTCTATGACAGCGGACGCCGGGAAAACGACCAGTTGTCACAGCATGTAACCGATTATGGCAATGTGCCGAACTTCAATGTCTGTAGTAAACAGGAGTTCGAGCTGGTCAATGCCTTGAACCGTATCCGCCCGGACGTGCTGCTGGCCCGGCATGGCGGAATGACGCTTTGGGGCGCCAAACTGGGTATTCCTTCGCTGCTGATTGGCGACGAGCATTACTCCATGGGTTATGAAGGGCTGGTTAACTATGGCGAGCGCCTGTTGGAGACTATTGAAAACGATGAGTTTGTAAAAAACCTCGAAAAGCATGCGGTTAACCCTTACACCGAATGGTGGCTTGAGCAGCCGCCGTACTATTTCTTGAAAGGAGGTGCTGGCAAATGA
- a CDS encoding nitrogenase (High confidence in function and specificity) translates to MSRSGMIEQERFTCAIGAMQSVVAIPRAVPILHSGPGCGEMVAGFFERSKGYTGGPTAPCTNFSEKEVVFGGINRLRDIIKNTYKVLDTDLQVVMTGCTAGIVGDDVDSLVAEFAEEGKPIVSVETAGFKATNFEAHSLVVNAIIDQYVSRFESENKPKSQKNTVNLIASIPYQDPFWKGNLAEYKRLLAGIGLKANVLFGPESGGVKEWQTIPTAGFNILVSPWYGKPIADHLKSKYGQEYTWFHHIPIGANETEAFLNQVVEFAVAQGAEIDEKKARAFIKHESDAYYEEIENLAAFLLEFRYGLPNHAHILHDAGYVVALSKFLLHEVGIVPKEQFVTDGTPEKFQETIRADLKSTSNKREIPLYFEPDAGKAQEILRGIRHNGRGIIIGSGWDKELAKEKGYDFLPAAVPSQYRLVLTTNYAGFTGGLRVIEDIYQTVLSTYA, encoded by the coding sequence ATGAGCAGATCAGGCATGATTGAACAAGAACGCTTTACCTGTGCAATTGGCGCTATGCAAAGTGTTGTGGCAATTCCGAGGGCTGTGCCGATTCTTCATTCCGGACCCGGCTGCGGAGAGATGGTTGCCGGCTTTTTTGAACGCTCGAAGGGATATACCGGCGGCCCTACAGCCCCTTGCACGAACTTTTCCGAAAAAGAAGTTGTGTTCGGTGGCATAAACCGGCTGCGCGACATTATAAAAAACACCTACAAAGTATTGGATACAGATTTGCAGGTAGTTATGACTGGCTGTACTGCGGGCATTGTCGGAGACGACGTGGATAGCTTGGTGGCGGAATTCGCCGAAGAGGGAAAACCGATTGTATCGGTTGAAACCGCTGGCTTTAAGGCCACCAATTTTGAAGCTCACAGCCTTGTGGTAAATGCCATAATCGACCAATATGTGAGCCGGTTCGAATCGGAGAATAAACCTAAGTCGCAAAAGAATACAGTGAACCTGATTGCCTCTATTCCATATCAGGACCCATTTTGGAAAGGCAATCTGGCTGAATATAAGCGCCTGCTTGCGGGCATCGGGCTAAAAGCCAATGTTTTGTTTGGACCGGAGTCAGGTGGAGTAAAAGAGTGGCAGACCATACCGACAGCGGGCTTCAACATATTAGTTTCACCGTGGTACGGCAAGCCAATTGCGGATCATCTCAAATCCAAGTATGGGCAGGAATATACATGGTTCCATCATATTCCCATTGGAGCAAATGAAACAGAAGCGTTTCTCAATCAGGTTGTAGAATTTGCAGTTGCCCAGGGAGCCGAAATTGACGAGAAAAAAGCGCGGGCGTTTATCAAACACGAGTCAGACGCTTACTATGAGGAAATCGAAAACCTTGCGGCTTTCCTTTTGGAGTTCCGTTACGGCCTTCCCAACCATGCCCATATTCTGCATGACGCGGGATACGTCGTTGCCTTATCTAAATTCTTGCTGCACGAGGTTGGAATCGTGCCAAAGGAACAGTTCGTAACGGACGGCACGCCAGAGAAATTTCAAGAAACCATTCGGGCCGATTTGAAAAGCACCAGCAATAAGCGGGAAATTCCGCTTTATTTTGAACCAGATGCAGGAAAGGCGCAGGAAATTCTCCGCGGGATACGTCATAACGGCCGTGGCATTATCATCGGTTCAGGATGGGATAAGGAACTTGCGAAAGAAAAGGGATATGATTTTCTCCCGGCTGCTGTACCTTCTCAATACCGCTTGGTTTTGACGACTAACTACGCAGGCTTTACGGGAGGACTTCGTGTTATAGAGGACATCTACCAGACGGTTCTTTCGACCTATGCGTAA
- a CDS encoding dinitrogenase iron-molybdenum cofactor biosynthesis (High confidence in function and specificity) — MSYRIGFASIDGTIIDQHFGSARYWQIYDVDTEAHFVETRKTAAKCQGHCEGGFEHLISVLNDCDAIFVLKIGEPAAAFMLSKGKRVFEAAGEVDKILAKLIGDRLLEDNG, encoded by the coding sequence ATGAGTTACCGCATTGGATTTGCCAGCATTGATGGCACAATTATTGACCAACATTTCGGTTCGGCCAGATACTGGCAGATCTACGACGTGGATACAGAAGCGCATTTTGTAGAGACCCGCAAAACGGCTGCCAAATGTCAAGGCCATTGTGAAGGCGGATTTGAACATCTGATTTCTGTGTTGAACGATTGCGACGCAATATTTGTTTTAAAAATAGGCGAACCCGCGGCAGCCTTTATGCTGAGCAAGGGCAAAAGGGTGTTTGAAGCAGCCGGAGAAGTGGATAAAATCCTCGCCAAACTGATTGGTGACCGCTTGCTTGAAGACAATGGCTGA
- a CDS encoding putative protein MJ1093 (High confidence in function and specificity), giving the protein MAFTYDDLKKRHPCFAVGAKNYKGRVHLPVSPGCNIYCNFCKRDINDTDIRPGVASKIITPKEAVEVVREAVALCPDITVVGVAGPGDTLATPYALETFRLIKKEFPQIIKCMSTNGLLLPEYADEIIEVGIDSLTVTVNAVDPAIEAQICAGIFYHGKRYVGTEAAEILIRNQLAGIEKVSQSGITVKVNTVLIPEINAEHVPEVAKTVASRGAKIYNIIPLIPQHKLSWCSEPGCELLSKARAEAEKYIDVFRHCQRCRADAAGIPGGRDVSDQVYIRPIKAENTFSHG; this is encoded by the coding sequence ATGGCATTTACATACGACGATTTGAAGAAGCGACATCCCTGCTTTGCAGTGGGCGCAAAGAACTATAAGGGACGGGTTCATCTGCCGGTATCCCCTGGATGTAATATTTATTGCAACTTCTGCAAGCGCGACATAAACGATACGGATATTCGCCCCGGTGTTGCGAGCAAGATCATTACGCCTAAAGAAGCTGTTGAGGTAGTGAGGGAGGCTGTAGCCCTTTGCCCGGACATTACCGTAGTGGGTGTGGCTGGGCCGGGCGATACACTGGCAACACCTTATGCGCTGGAGACATTTCGCCTTATCAAAAAGGAGTTCCCTCAAATTATTAAGTGCATGAGCACAAACGGGCTTTTGCTTCCGGAATATGCAGATGAGATTATTGAAGTGGGCATTGATAGCCTGACAGTTACCGTCAATGCAGTTGACCCGGCAATAGAGGCTCAGATATGCGCGGGGATTTTCTATCACGGCAAACGCTATGTGGGGACTGAAGCCGCGGAGATTCTCATTCGAAATCAACTTGCCGGTATTGAAAAGGTCTCACAGTCAGGAATAACAGTAAAAGTAAACACCGTGCTGATTCCTGAAATCAATGCGGAGCATGTGCCGGAGGTGGCAAAGACTGTAGCGTCGCGCGGGGCTAAAATCTACAACATCATCCCGCTGATTCCCCAGCATAAACTAAGCTGGTGCAGCGAGCCCGGTTGCGAATTGCTCAGCAAGGCGCGGGCAGAGGCGGAGAAGTATATTGACGTATTCCGGCATTGTCAGCGATGCCGGGCAGATGCCGCCGGAATTCCCGGCGGGCGGGATGTATCTGACCAAGTGTATATCCGTCCTATAAAAGCGGAAAATACCTTTTCTCACGGTTAA
- the cysD gene encoding O-acetylhomoserine (thiol)-lyase (High confidence in function and specificity): MANVLEKTAYRFDTQRLRAGYEPKEHNYAVSPPIYQTTAYDFRDVEHAKALFGIREAGNLYTRIGNPTVSVLEQRVAALDGASGAIALASGMAAISYTLLNIAEGGGRILTSPYLYGGSADSFKKIYPKFGITIDYAKNIENPEKLSDEITPDTKAIYVESISNPSAVLLDIDAIARVAHEHGIPLIVDNTIATPYLYNPIAHGADIVIYSATKGLAGHGNVIAGLILESGKFNWQTDKFPQFSEKYYTLRDINDNNRSFLEVFPEAPFTSRVRFNYLNYFGAALSPFDAYLVLLGLETLSERIAKQVQNAKALAEYLNTHESVEWVRYPGLKGSPYYDLAERDFPRGVGGVLAFGFKGTTAQRETFLNSVKLFHYHVNIGDVRSLIVNSPQTTHGELESYEKKIADIPENLIRISAGLEDVSDLIADLEQAFKKART, translated from the coding sequence ATGGCAAATGTTTTGGAGAAAACTGCATATCGGTTTGATACGCAAAGATTGCGGGCTGGCTATGAGCCAAAAGAGCATAACTATGCTGTATCGCCGCCGATTTATCAGACCACAGCCTATGATTTTCGCGATGTGGAGCATGCCAAAGCGTTATTTGGAATACGAGAGGCAGGCAATCTGTATACTCGCATTGGGAACCCCACTGTCAGTGTGTTAGAACAGCGCGTCGCGGCGCTTGATGGGGCCAGCGGTGCGATTGCGCTCGCTTCCGGCATGGCGGCTATCAGTTATACGCTGCTCAATATTGCAGAAGGCGGAGGGCGTATTCTTACATCCCCTTATCTCTATGGCGGCAGCGCTGATAGCTTTAAAAAGATCTATCCCAAATTCGGTATCACGATTGATTATGCGAAAAATATTGAAAACCCGGAAAAGCTGTCGGACGAAATTACGCCCGATACCAAAGCAATCTATGTCGAGAGTATCAGCAACCCAAGCGCCGTACTCTTAGACATTGATGCGATTGCGCGCGTCGCCCATGAACATGGCATACCGCTTATCGTAGACAACACAATCGCGACCCCGTATTTGTATAACCCTATTGCGCATGGGGCCGACATTGTGATTTACTCTGCCACCAAGGGCCTGGCGGGGCACGGAAATGTAATTGCCGGGCTGATATTGGAAAGCGGAAAATTCAACTGGCAGACCGATAAATTTCCGCAGTTTTCTGAAAAGTATTATACCTTGCGGGATATTAACGATAATAACCGCAGTTTTCTCGAGGTATTCCCTGAGGCTCCGTTTACAAGCAGAGTCCGCTTTAACTACCTCAACTACTTTGGGGCAGCGCTATCGCCATTTGACGCTTATCTTGTCCTGCTCGGATTGGAAACCCTGTCCGAGCGCATAGCTAAACAAGTGCAAAACGCCAAAGCCTTGGCGGAATACTTAAATACTCACGAGTCCGTGGAATGGGTTCGGTATCCCGGGTTAAAGGGAAGTCCCTATTATGATCTTGCTGAACGTGATTTTCCAAGAGGGGTAGGAGGAGTCCTGGCATTCGGCTTCAAAGGGACGACTGCCCAAAGAGAGACTTTCTTAAATTCAGTGAAACTTTTTCATTACCATGTAAATATCGGAGATGTCCGCAGCCTGATTGTAAATTCCCCTCAGACCACCCATGGAGAATTGGAATCATATGAGAAGAAAATTGCCGATATCCCAGAGAACCTGATTCGCATATCCGCGGGGCTTGAAGATGTGTCCGATTTAATAGCGGATTTGGAACAGGCGTTTAAAAAGGCCCGTACCTGA
- the nifH4 gene encoding Nitrogenase iron protein 4 (High confidence in function and specificity), whose product MSKEIRQIAIYGKGGIGKSTTTQNLTAALAESGKKIMVVGCDPKADSTRLLLGTLAQRTVLDTLRETGEDVELSSIMRTGFGGIKCVESGGPEPGVGCAGRGIITSIGLLEQLGAYTEDLDYVFYDVLGDVVCGGFAMPIREGKAKEIYIVASGEMMALYAANNIAKGIARFAKKGGVRLGGIICNSRNVDREIDLLRAFSAELGTQLIYFIPRDNVVQRAEINRKTVIEYEPNSKQADEYRNLAKAIDQNTNFSIPKPMSQERLEEILLEYGLMDNLRDDYRI is encoded by the coding sequence ATGAGTAAGGAAATAAGACAAATTGCTATCTATGGGAAGGGTGGTATAGGAAAGTCTACCACCACGCAAAACCTTACCGCAGCACTTGCGGAAAGCGGAAAAAAGATTATGGTAGTAGGGTGTGACCCTAAGGCTGACTCAACAAGACTTCTCTTGGGAACACTTGCCCAGCGCACTGTTCTCGATACGCTGCGCGAGACTGGAGAAGATGTGGAACTTAGCAGTATCATGCGCACCGGATTCGGCGGAATTAAGTGTGTAGAGTCTGGAGGGCCGGAACCCGGCGTTGGATGTGCCGGACGTGGGATAATTACTTCCATAGGATTGTTAGAGCAGCTTGGAGCCTATACAGAGGATCTCGATTATGTATTTTACGATGTCCTCGGAGACGTTGTTTGCGGCGGCTTTGCAATGCCGATTCGTGAAGGGAAGGCAAAGGAAATTTATATTGTGGCGAGCGGAGAAATGATGGCATTGTATGCTGCGAACAATATTGCAAAAGGGATTGCAAGGTTCGCGAAAAAGGGCGGCGTACGGCTCGGGGGCATTATCTGCAATAGCCGTAATGTCGACCGAGAGATTGACCTTCTCCGGGCTTTTTCTGCAGAATTAGGAACGCAGCTAATCTACTTTATTCCTCGTGACAATGTGGTTCAGCGCGCTGAAATCAATCGGAAAACCGTCATTGAGTATGAGCCAAATTCAAAGCAGGCCGACGAATATCGCAATTTGGCGAAGGCAATTGACCAGAACACTAATTTTTCAATCCCCAAACCAATGTCGCAGGAGCGTCTTGAGGAAATCTTGCTGGAATATGGGCTGATGGATAACCTGAGAGACGATTATCGTATTTAA
- a CDS encoding hypothetical protein (Family membership), whose protein sequence is MENAGDKSKLGKESVESNINGENVEEKHVSGDDNAASTAHQDKKKVNPKKPIRTFPQFSIKEAMKIAKTIGEYNAGNPWTPEHIASVLGFSKNTNSFFYLTSASRDYGFTIGTSRAKTIELTALGRKLVFPESPVDEASSIKEAFNNIEVFKKVIEYYHGTNFPEDQYLCNTLKENFDVDPSYHADFLRIFKENINLINQYGYVKSDTTAMSVLSPDTKLVRVEQAGNSKELFVIIPFKEKTQEYPKGYFDEVYNSLIVPAAEKAGYTAKTAKRSGSDVIQSTIVSDIYKADIILADLTEHNPNVLFELGLAIAFKKKVALIKADDTLPIFDIDNLMRVYSYDKKLWKSTLEKDITSLGKHIEATAQTSETTYLELLLKRS, encoded by the coding sequence ATGGAGAATGCCGGAGATAAATCCAAATTAGGTAAAGAATCTGTCGAATCCAATATTAATGGTGAAAATGTAGAAGAAAAACATGTTAGCGGTGACGACAATGCCGCATCTACAGCCCATCAAGATAAAAAGAAGGTAAATCCCAAAAAACCAATTCGTACTTTTCCTCAGTTTTCAATCAAGGAAGCTATGAAGATTGCCAAAACTATTGGTGAGTACAATGCAGGAAATCCATGGACACCGGAGCACATTGCAAGTGTACTGGGTTTCTCAAAGAATACCAATTCGTTTTTCTACTTAACCTCGGCCTCACGTGATTATGGATTTACCATTGGGACAAGCAGAGCCAAAACTATTGAATTAACTGCTCTGGGACGTAAATTGGTTTTTCCTGAATCACCTGTAGATGAAGCATCAAGTATAAAAGAAGCTTTTAATAATATCGAAGTCTTCAAAAAAGTAATTGAATATTATCATGGTACAAATTTTCCAGAAGATCAATATTTATGCAACACATTAAAGGAAAATTTTGACGTTGACCCCTCTTATCATGCTGATTTCTTGAGAATTTTCAAAGAAAATATTAACCTAATTAACCAATATGGTTATGTAAAATCAGATACCACGGCAATGAGTGTTTTGTCGCCGGATACAAAACTTGTGCGCGTAGAACAGGCTGGAAACTCAAAAGAGTTGTTTGTGATTATACCTTTTAAAGAAAAAACACAGGAATATCCAAAAGGATATTTCGATGAGGTTTATAATAGTTTAATTGTTCCTGCGGCTGAAAAAGCAGGTTATACGGCAAAAACAGCCAAGCGGTCTGGAAGCGACGTAATTCAAAGTACTATCGTTAGTGATATTTATAAAGCGGATATTATATTAGCCGACCTCACCGAGCATAACCCAAACGTCTTATTTGAGTTGGGATTAGCCATTGCTTTTAAGAAAAAGGTTGCCCTAATTAAAGCAGATGATACCCTGCCCATTTTCGATATTGATAATTTGATGCGTGTATATAGCTATGATAAAAAGCTGTGGAAATCAACCCTTGAAAAAGATATAACAAGTCTAGGTAAACATATTGAAGCGACTGCACAAACGTCTGAAACTACATATCTAGAACTGCTTTTAAAAAGATCTTAA
- a CDS encoding putative membrane protein (Hypothetical protein), with product MNLKNRAYSSNKKSFLMFYAAYTFLFAVIFLFGYCSFWIHGKSFIWNCDGYNQHFPALIYIGRYYRRILLSILSGDFNIPLFDFNIGMGENIIATLNYYGLGDPFVLLSAFVPAAGTETLYEVLIVLRMYLSGIAFSAFCFYFKKQPFSVLIGSITYVFCGYALVAGVRHPFFINPMIFLPLMLIGLDLVLRKKSPIIFILTVFISAITGFYFLYMMSLFIFVYALIRFKALYKSSTFKELIKAFVKSVSFYLVGIMMASILFLPVIYGFFSSSRISGHITAKSLLLPRQCLTFLLGFIAGPASWDYLNIAAIAVPAVVVLFLKRDEKLKPLKIGFIIAFIAALVPLGGYIMNGFGYVSNRWTFAFSFLVAFIVVCMLPSLFRISFREQFSCLAAVIIYGILCFVKGSSRNAYTMLAFGMLALTTAMLFFIQIHNMESNQRQLTPIQDSLPQKLPLKGLAALIVSKSNSFRRLPAFLLCIIIVLNLISNAVFLFAPDKKNYVSEFTNKNTALSKFQNYSAEGIEKLKQNDRSFYRLDSKSNGMPNASMLRSYPGVSVYYSIINSNMTDFRRKFSVSPSMSTAFNLGNLDSRAALETLSSVKYFALGQGSSLDYVPYGFEKTDIPGVYYNKYALPLGYTYDSYITESEFNKMGALERQEAALQTAIIDGEVSGWPKGRIKNTVKKLNCAVKTDGAEWRNGELIVKKPNAKINVTFNGLSGSETYIRLEDLILSESGVDFMTVGVSSENINKTLYVRSEYDNFYYGENDYLINLGYRQDGITSASFEFTTPGRYKLKDIEVFCIPMEEYGKYISRLSENSLKDVTVSPNRVLGEITLERDKILCLTIPYSSGWTATVDSKPVKILKANTLFMAIPLKKGSHTIELHYFTPGLKPGAVLSAFGFIIFIVLSVIYFKRSRKARGYKKAKTHSP from the coding sequence GTGAATCTAAAAAATAGGGCATATAGTTCTAATAAAAAATCATTCTTAATGTTTTATGCGGCATATACTTTTCTTTTTGCCGTTATATTCTTGTTTGGTTACTGCTCATTTTGGATACATGGAAAATCCTTTATCTGGAACTGTGATGGGTATAACCAACATTTTCCCGCCCTTATATATATCGGCAGATACTACAGGCGTATCCTGTTGAGTATATTAAGCGGTGATTTTAATATCCCGTTGTTCGATTTCAACATCGGCATGGGCGAAAATATTATAGCAACGCTGAATTATTACGGGCTGGGCGACCCGTTTGTATTGCTGTCCGCTTTTGTTCCGGCGGCCGGAACGGAAACACTGTATGAAGTGCTTATAGTCCTTCGCATGTATCTTTCCGGCATAGCGTTCTCAGCCTTTTGCTTTTACTTTAAAAAACAGCCGTTCAGCGTCCTTATTGGGTCGATTACTTATGTATTCTGCGGGTATGCTCTTGTTGCTGGTGTCAGACACCCCTTTTTTATAAATCCGATGATTTTTCTTCCACTGATGCTGATAGGCCTTGACTTGGTACTAAGAAAAAAGAGTCCTATAATTTTTATTTTAACCGTCTTTATTTCGGCAATCACGGGCTTTTACTTCTTATACATGATGTCGCTGTTCATATTTGTATATGCTCTTATTCGTTTTAAGGCACTTTATAAAAGCAGCACATTCAAGGAATTAATAAAAGCGTTTGTAAAGTCCGTTTCGTTTTATCTTGTCGGCATAATGATGGCGTCCATATTATTTTTGCCTGTGATTTACGGCTTTTTCAGCAGTTCACGGATAAGCGGCCATATTACCGCAAAAAGCCTTTTATTGCCGCGGCAATGCTTGACATTCCTGCTCGGCTTTATCGCCGGCCCCGCAAGCTGGGATTATTTGAACATTGCGGCAATAGCGGTTCCGGCTGTCGTCGTGTTGTTTCTAAAGCGTGACGAAAAGCTAAAGCCCCTTAAAATAGGTTTTATTATCGCCTTCATTGCTGCTTTGGTACCCCTCGGGGGCTATATTATGAACGGTTTCGGCTATGTTTCCAACCGTTGGACGTTTGCTTTCAGCTTTCTCGTCGCTTTTATCGTCGTCTGCATGCTGCCGTCACTCTTTAGAATAAGTTTCCGTGAGCAGTTTTCATGCCTGGCCGCCGTTATTATATACGGCATATTGTGTTTTGTGAAAGGCAGTTCGCGCAATGCCTACACAATGCTTGCTTTCGGCATGCTTGCACTGACGACGGCAATGTTATTTTTCATTCAAATTCATAACATGGAATCAAATCAACGGCAGTTGACGCCTATACAGGATTCGCTGCCGCAAAAATTGCCGTTGAAGGGATTAGCAGCTTTAATCGTTTCTAAAAGCAATTCGTTCAGACGCTTGCCGGCGTTTCTGCTGTGTATAATCATTGTTCTGAATCTTATATCAAACGCCGTATTTTTATTTGCGCCGGATAAGAAAAACTATGTTTCAGAGTTTACTAACAAAAATACAGCCTTGTCAAAATTTCAGAATTACTCTGCTGAAGGTATTGAAAAGCTCAAGCAGAATGATAGGAGCTTTTACCGGCTCGACTCAAAAAGCAACGGCATGCCGAACGCTTCAATGCTGCGCTCATACCCGGGCGTTTCGGTATACTATAGCATAATTAATTCCAACATGACTGATTTTAGACGCAAGTTTAGCGTTTCACCCTCAATGTCTACAGCTTTCAATCTGGGCAATCTCGACAGCAGGGCGGCGCTTGAGACGTTGTCCTCGGTCAAATACTTTGCATTAGGGCAGGGCAGCAGTCTCGATTATGTTCCCTACGGCTTTGAAAAGACCGATATTCCCGGTGTATATTACAACAAATATGCTCTGCCGCTCGGATACACCTATGACAGCTATATCACTGAATCCGAATTTAATAAGATGGGCGCTCTGGAAAGGCAGGAGGCGGCACTCCAGACGGCAATCATAGATGGCGAAGTGAGCGGCTGGCCAAAAGGCCGCATCAAAAACACTGTTAAAAAATTAAACTGCGCAGTAAAAACAGACGGCGCCGAATGGAGAAACGGGGAACTTATTGTCAAAAAGCCAAACGCCAAGATAAATGTAACTTTTAACGGGCTATCCGGCAGTGAAACATATATAAGGCTCGAGGACCTAATTTTGAGTGAGTCCGGAGTCGACTTTATGACGGTGGGAGTTTCGTCTGAAAACATAAACAAAACTCTGTATGTGAGGTCTGAATATGACAACTTTTATTACGGAGAGAACGATTACCTCATAAACCTCGGATACAGGCAGGACGGCATAACCTCCGCGTCGTTTGAATTTACGACACCGGGACGATATAAGCTGAAGGACATAGAGGTCTTTTGTATCCCGATGGAGGAATATGGAAAATATATTTCGCGCCTGTCAGAAAATTCGCTTAAAGATGTCACAGTAAGCCCAAACCGCGTTTTAGGGGAAATTACTCTTGAGAGAGACAAAATTCTGTGCCTGACTATACCTTATAGCAGCGGATGGACGGCGACTGTAGATTCAAAACCTGTGAAAATACTCAAGGCAAACACACTTTTCATGGCGATTCCGCTGAAAAAGGGCAGTCATACAATTGAACTTCATTATTTCACGCCGGGTTTGAAGCCCGGTGCGGTGTTGTCCGCTTTTGGATTTATTATATTTATAGTGCTTTCAGTGATTTACTTTAAGCGTTCTCGAAAAGCAAGAGGGTACAAGAAAGCAAAAACGCACTCACCGTAA